A genome region from Deltaproteobacteria bacterium includes the following:
- the ubiB gene encoding 2-polyprenylphenol 6-hydroxylase, with protein MSDILDKAILIGLGLEKKIKDAINELADEAKKGKADESNLPPRKEFENKVVEEGVNILREVVAAAKSGKEFIDELIKELKIFPFYTIIEKVLFFSKTKTCRDYPLPQRVRMLLEELGPVFVKLGQVVSVRADMLPPDWVEEFKKLQDMVPAFPFEDVKKVVETSLKSPLQEKFKTFDEIPCASASIAQVHLAVLHDGQDAAVKVKRPGIDKIIESDISVMYAIARLIDRYVPAFRRYRPTEVVDEFKRVISKEQDFTVEGVNVTRFYKMFEGDNTVQVPKVFWDWTSTDVLTLERVYGVPLDEVAQIKAMGIDVKKLTENALNAFFKQVFEFGVFHADLHPGNIFARKDGVIIYLDFGIVGRIDDSVRKYLAGMLYHLVKGDYRKMALVHIEMGLISKDADINEFEDVLREISEPILDKTLEKIDISTLMLRLIRTARRFNMRLQPNLLLLQKSMMIIEGVGRQIYPNINVWAIAKPMIYKWMLKEKASPKRIYEKGREKVSGIAEIASTLPYQVHSILNQTINEELKIGFVHHKLDVLSDEIGLLGKRLTMGLITAGLLIGSSFLALSGGDSYRFLGIPILSSIGFLTAMIIGIWVVISMTKVK; from the coding sequence ATGTCAGATATTTTAGATAAGGCGATTTTAATTGGTTTGGGTTTGGAGAAAAAAATAAAGGATGCTATAAATGAACTTGCAGATGAGGCAAAAAAAGGCAAGGCAGATGAGTCCAACCTTCCTCCCCGCAAGGAATTTGAGAATAAGGTTGTTGAGGAGGGTGTGAATATTTTGAGAGAGGTTGTTGCTGCTGCGAAATCAGGCAAAGAGTTCATAGATGAGCTGATTAAAGAACTCAAGATATTCCCTTTTTATACAATTATTGAAAAGGTCTTATTTTTCAGCAAGACAAAGACATGCCGCGATTATCCGCTCCCGCAGAGGGTAAGGATGTTATTAGAGGAACTTGGTCCTGTATTTGTAAAACTAGGACAGGTGGTATCTGTAAGGGCTGATATGCTGCCGCCTGATTGGGTTGAAGAATTCAAAAAACTTCAGGATATGGTTCCAGCGTTTCCATTTGAAGATGTTAAAAAGGTTGTTGAAACCTCCTTAAAATCTCCGTTGCAAGAAAAATTCAAGACATTTGATGAAATCCCATGCGCCTCTGCATCCATTGCACAGGTGCATCTTGCAGTGCTTCACGACGGGCAGGATGCTGCTGTAAAGGTTAAAAGACCGGGCATAGATAAGATTATTGAATCGGATATATCTGTCATGTACGCAATTGCAAGACTCATTGACAGGTATGTGCCAGCATTTCGCAGATACAGACCAACAGAGGTTGTTGATGAGTTCAAAAGGGTCATATCAAAGGAGCAGGACTTTACTGTTGAGGGTGTTAATGTAACAAGATTTTATAAGATGTTTGAAGGCGATAACACCGTTCAGGTTCCAAAGGTGTTCTGGGATTGGACATCAACAGATGTTTTGACGCTTGAACGGGTTTACGGCGTGCCTCTGGATGAGGTTGCTCAAATAAAGGCAATGGGCATAGATGTTAAGAAACTTACAGAGAATGCCTTAAACGCATTTTTCAAGCAGGTCTTTGAATTTGGCGTATTCCATGCTGATTTACATCCGGGTAATATATTTGCAAGAAAAGATGGCGTAATAATCTATCTTGACTTCGGCATTGTCGGGAGGATTGATGACAGTGTGAGAAAATATCTTGCAGGCATGCTTTATCATCTTGTGAAGGGCGATTATCGTAAAATGGCTCTGGTGCATATAGAAATGGGGCTTATATCAAAGGATGCGGACATAAATGAGTTCGAGGATGTCCTGCGGGAAATATCAGAGCCGATATTAGACAAGACCCTTGAAAAGATAGATATATCCACCTTAATGTTAAGGCTTATAAGGACAGCAAGAAGGTTCAACATGAGACTCCAGCCGAACCTTTTACTCTTGCAAAAATCAATGATGATTATAGAAGGTGTGGGCAGGCAGATATACCCAAATATAAATGTCTGGGCAATTGCAAAACCAATGATTTATAAGTGGATGCTAAAGGAAAAGGCGTCTCCAAAGAGGATTTATGAAAAGGGGAGGGAAAAGGTATCCGGTATTGCAGAGATTGCAAGCACTCTGCCTTATCAGGTGCATTCTATTTTGAACCAGACCATTAACGAGGAACTAAAGATTGGCTTTGTTCATCATAAACTGGATGTCCTTTCAGATGAGATTGGACTGCTTGGCAAGAGGCTTACAATGGGTCTGATTACAGCAGGACTTCTTATTGGTTCATCGTTCCTTGCACTCTCGGGCGGGGATAGTTACAGGTTTTTGGGTATTCCAATATTAAGCAGTATAGGATTTCTTACTGCAATGATTATAGGAATCTGGGTTGTAATTTCAATGACAAAGGTAAAATAA